AGACCGGTTCCCAGATTGATGATCAAGCGCATGAGCCAGGAGAAGGCATAGTCAACAAGCGCCATGAAAATGCTCATGACTACCAGCACCGCGATGACGATGGCGCTCAGCCGCAACACTTCCGAGCGGGAAGGCCAGGTCACT
This genomic stretch from Chloroflexota bacterium harbors:
- the secE gene encoding preprotein translocase subunit SecE; the encoded protein is MAITLSNNRIVKYLKEVRAEIRKVTWPSRSEVLRLSAIVIAVLVVMSIFMALVDYAFSWLMRLIINLGTGL